From Algoriphagus sp. NG3, the proteins below share one genomic window:
- a CDS encoding altronate dehydratase family protein: MNHKTLQIHPKDNVLVALQDLNPGETILHNGLEIIVKDTIPAKHKFAIDELAKGDQVFMYGGIVGKTLSPIPSGGVLSTQNVTHEAEDFGKKSGEYHWDAPDTSKFKDRAFMGFHRPDGQVGTGNYWLVIPMVFCENRNVDIIKDAFLEELGFSKPNPFKKMVREMATLYKSGQTSSFDTVSVETAVENTEERLFNNIDGIKFLNHQSGCGGTRTDSQALCALIAGYINNPNVAGATILSLGCQNAQSSYMEEKLRLINPDFKKKLIILEQQVEGTEQQLLSKAIKETFIGMAEANTQTRQPAPLSKLVVGLECGGSDGFSGISANPAVGYAADLVVALGGTAILSEFPELCGVEQELINRCVSDDKAERFSSLMRLYAAAAEASGSGFDMNPSPGNIKDGLITDAMKSSGAAKKGGTSPVTDVLDYGEYVNTPGLNLLCTPGNDVESTTAMAGAGANVILFTTGLGTPTGNPITPVIKVSSNHKLAERMPDIIDINTGFVISGEKNIQQMGEEILDKVIRIASGEEKSKAMILGQNDFIPWKRGVSL, encoded by the coding sequence ATGAACCATAAAACTTTACAAATTCATCCCAAAGACAATGTATTGGTGGCCTTGCAAGATTTAAATCCGGGCGAAACCATTCTACATAACGGATTGGAAATCATAGTTAAAGACACTATACCTGCAAAACATAAATTTGCGATCGACGAATTGGCAAAAGGCGATCAGGTTTTTATGTACGGTGGGATAGTGGGCAAAACGCTATCTCCAATTCCCTCCGGAGGTGTGCTCAGTACACAGAATGTTACCCACGAAGCTGAGGATTTTGGGAAGAAATCAGGAGAATACCACTGGGATGCTCCTGATACAAGCAAGTTTAAGGACAGAGCTTTTATGGGATTTCACCGGCCGGACGGGCAGGTGGGAACGGGGAATTATTGGCTGGTAATCCCCATGGTTTTTTGCGAAAACAGAAATGTGGATATTATCAAAGATGCGTTTCTCGAAGAACTTGGTTTCAGTAAGCCAAATCCATTTAAAAAAATGGTACGGGAAATGGCCACATTATATAAATCGGGGCAGACTTCTTCTTTCGATACGGTATCTGTAGAGACTGCCGTGGAAAACACAGAGGAGCGATTATTCAACAATATTGATGGGATAAAATTCCTTAACCACCAATCTGGATGCGGAGGGACAAGGACAGATTCTCAGGCACTGTGTGCTCTTATCGCCGGCTATATCAACAACCCGAATGTGGCAGGAGCTACCATACTGAGTCTAGGCTGCCAAAATGCACAGTCATCCTATATGGAAGAAAAACTAAGGCTCATCAATCCTGATTTCAAAAAGAAACTGATCATACTGGAACAACAGGTGGAAGGAACCGAACAGCAATTACTCAGTAAAGCAATTAAAGAGACTTTTATCGGCATGGCCGAAGCCAATACCCAGACAAGGCAGCCGGCACCTTTAAGCAAATTAGTAGTAGGACTAGAATGTGGCGGATCTGACGGCTTTTCCGGGATTTCAGCCAATCCTGCCGTAGGGTATGCCGCTGATTTGGTGGTTGCTCTGGGGGGAACGGCGATTCTTTCAGAATTCCCCGAACTGTGTGGTGTAGAACAGGAATTGATCAACCGCTGTGTATCTGATGATAAAGCAGAGCGATTCTCCTCTCTGATGCGGCTATATGCAGCAGCTGCAGAAGCATCCGGCTCTGGATTTGACATGAATCCCAGTCCTGGAAATATCAAAGACGGCCTAATTACCGATGCTATGAAATCATCCGGGGCGGCCAAAAAAGGAGGCACCTCTCCCGTAACCGATGTACTGGACTATGGCGAATATGTAAACACTCCAGGACTAAACTTACTATGCACTCCCGGGAATGATGTAGAAAGCACAACGGCGATGGCCGGGGCTGGGGCAAACGTAATTCTTTTCACCACAGGACTGGGCACACCTACAGGAAACCCTATAACTCCGGTGATCAAAGTGTCTTCCAATCACAAGCTAGCTGAGCGTATGCCTGATATCATTGATATTAATACGGGCTTTGTCATTTCCGGAGAAAAAAACATACAGCAGATGGGTGAAGAAATTCTGGATAAAGTCATCAGAATAGCCAGCGGAGAAGAGAAATCAAAGGCCATGATACTTGGTCAAAACGATTTTATCCCATGGAAAAGAGGAGTTTCACTTTAA
- a CDS encoding Gfo/Idh/MocA family oxidoreductase — MRKLKIGIIGTGAITGKHADAIKEIENAELVALCSSSPERAKAAQEKFGIDTYADVSAFLTHPELDVVCICTASGHHMEAGLLAAEAGKHLLIEKPIEINLARADQLIEACEANNVKLGVIFQNRFSSDYLKLKTAVQAGKFGKLLMGNAHVNWYRAPEYYNTSPWKGTLKGDGGGAFMNQGIHTFDLLLDIMGDVQSVYAKVKTSLHAIEGEDLGAAIVTFENNAIGNITASTALYPGLPERLEIFGKNGSAVLEAGKLVQWSIQGEESEAIVADAHTGSGAADPMAIGHALHRAQWEHFVNAILENEPVVVEGKMARKSVELIRAIYKSSELEKEVELPFFDHG; from the coding sequence ATGAGAAAACTGAAAATAGGGATTATAGGTACCGGGGCCATTACCGGAAAGCATGCAGATGCAATCAAGGAAATCGAAAACGCTGAGTTGGTTGCGCTATGCAGTAGTTCCCCAGAAAGGGCGAAAGCTGCCCAAGAAAAATTTGGTATCGATACTTATGCTGATGTCTCGGCATTTCTGACCCATCCTGAGCTTGATGTTGTCTGTATCTGTACAGCCAGTGGACATCATATGGAAGCAGGGCTGTTGGCAGCGGAAGCAGGCAAGCACCTATTGATAGAGAAGCCAATTGAGATTAATCTGGCTAGAGCGGATCAATTGATTGAGGCTTGCGAAGCGAATAATGTAAAACTTGGGGTGATTTTTCAAAACAGGTTTTCTTCTGATTATCTAAAGCTGAAAACTGCCGTTCAGGCAGGTAAATTCGGCAAGTTGCTAATGGGCAACGCACATGTCAATTGGTATAGAGCTCCGGAGTATTATAATACGAGTCCTTGGAAGGGAACTCTGAAAGGAGATGGTGGAGGGGCGTTTATGAATCAAGGTATCCATACATTTGATCTTTTATTGGATATCATGGGTGATGTACAGTCCGTGTATGCAAAAGTCAAGACCTCACTTCATGCTATAGAAGGGGAAGATTTGGGTGCTGCGATAGTCACTTTTGAGAACAATGCGATAGGGAATATTACTGCTTCCACGGCTTTGTATCCGGGACTTCCTGAGCGGTTGGAAATTTTCGGAAAAAACGGAAGCGCCGTTCTCGAAGCAGGAAAACTGGTACAATGGAGTATTCAGGGAGAAGAAAGTGAGGCAATTGTAGCTGATGCACATACCGGTTCGGGGGCGGCTGATCCTATGGCTATCGGGCATGCACTTCATAGAGCTCAATGGGAGCATTTTGTGAATGCAATTTTGGAAAATGAACCTGTGGTGGTAGAAGGCAAAATGGCCCGAAAATCAGTTGAACTGATCCGGGCCATCTATAAATCTTCTGAATTAGAAAAAGAGGTTGAACTGCCTTTTTTTGATCATGGTTAA
- the yiaK gene encoding 3-dehydro-L-gulonate 2-dehydrogenase, with translation MNDLKITFDELKNMLQNVLLRYGFTEERAEHCAALFAKADLDGVRSHGVNRFFLFLEFIQKGLVNPDKDPVALSQLGMFERWDGQQGVGNLNAYFAMGRAIELSKEFGISCVTLQNTNHWMRGGNFGWQAVEDGCIGICFTNTNPNMPAWGGSEPKIGNNPLVIAIPRAKGPVVLDLAFSQFAYGKLSIAKAKGEQMPYDAGFDSAGNLTKDPHEILENHLGLPIGLWKGSGLSIVLDLLAAVLSGGNTTHEIGKLGYETAISQVFMCFDPVKLQLTDWIESKSDSLIEDLKSSDAFEGQEVRFPGESTLKTRNRNLEHGVPISEEAWTKLKNELKK, from the coding sequence ATGAATGACTTGAAGATAACTTTTGATGAGCTAAAAAATATGCTCCAAAATGTCCTGCTACGCTATGGATTTACAGAAGAGCGGGCGGAGCACTGTGCCGCTCTTTTTGCCAAAGCGGACTTGGATGGCGTACGCTCCCACGGGGTCAACCGCTTCTTTCTTTTCCTGGAATTTATCCAAAAAGGGTTGGTCAACCCTGATAAAGACCCTGTTGCTTTGAGTCAGTTGGGAATGTTTGAGCGCTGGGATGGACAACAAGGAGTGGGCAATCTCAATGCATACTTTGCCATGGGTCGAGCTATAGAGCTATCCAAAGAGTTTGGGATCAGCTGCGTCACTTTGCAGAATACCAATCACTGGATGCGTGGAGGTAATTTCGGCTGGCAGGCAGTGGAAGACGGCTGTATCGGGATTTGCTTTACCAATACTAATCCCAATATGCCTGCCTGGGGAGGAAGCGAGCCAAAAATCGGGAATAATCCCTTGGTGATCGCAATTCCCAGAGCAAAAGGCCCTGTAGTATTAGATTTGGCTTTTTCACAATTTGCCTATGGCAAGCTGAGTATCGCTAAGGCAAAAGGCGAGCAAATGCCTTACGATGCAGGGTTTGACTCAGCCGGGAATCTTACTAAGGATCCCCATGAGATTCTTGAGAATCACTTGGGCTTGCCGATTGGACTGTGGAAAGGGTCAGGATTAAGTATAGTGTTGGATTTGCTGGCCGCGGTTCTCTCAGGAGGAAACACCACACATGAAATCGGAAAATTGGGATATGAAACTGCTATATCACAGGTTTTTATGTGTTTTGATCCCGTTAAGCTCCAACTCACTGATTGGATAGAATCAAAGTCAGATTCATTGATTGAAGATCTGAAAAGCTCAGACGCTTTTGAGGGGCAAGAGGTAAGGTTTCCTGGAGAAAGTACCCTAAAGACCCGAAATAGAAATCTTGAACATGGAGTGCCAATCTCAGAAGAAGCATGGACTAAACTCAAAAATGAATTAAAAAAATGA